Genomic window (Arthrobacter sp. StoSoilA2):
CCCCTGCCGCAAGGCAGGGGTCCTTCTGCTTAAGTCAGGTGCGAGGGGCACTAGTGAAAAGAGCGCTGCCTATCGGAGGACCAGCCGCGCTTCCACTGAAGCGGCCTCGACTATGAGTTCGGCACCGAGGGAAGACAGCAGGGCTTGTGCAGCCATGTTTGCTGGCGTAGTAGAGGCTTGGAGGACGGCGAAGCCCCGAGCACGCGCTTCGTCTGCCACCAGGTGGAGGGCCAGCAGCCCCACACCCCGGCCCCGGAAACTCCGGCCCAACCAGATGCCGGTTTCTGCGGAACCGGGCGCCGTTCGTTTCAGCCTGATGGAGCCAACCACCGTTCCGTCTGCCACCACAGCCCAGGTCTTCTCACGCGCAGGCCCTTCAAGTCCGGCTGCAGCGGCCCGGTGATAGGCGTGAAACCAGGCGATCCGCTCAGGGTTCCAGGACGGCGTCGAGCCCAGCGGGGGAGTGACCTCATCAGCGCTGGCTTGTACGAGCGCCAACGCAAGCAATTCCTTGAGCATCTCCTCATCTACGTCGGCCAGTGCCACGCGGGGTGCCACAGGTGAGTCAGGGCACATCGATCCATTCCGTTCCCTCCGGCTGGAGCACCGCAGACCCGGCGGTTAGCGCCGCGAGCCGTGCACCGGCGTCGGCCATTGCTGCCGGCTCATCGGGGAGCGCCAATCGCAGGACCGTCTCGTTGGCTCCGTAGCCGGTCTCCGCCATTACGTACCCGGCCGAGCGGAGGTCATTTTCCAGTCGCCCGGCGGCGGCATGCGGAACGCTGACGGCGTGTAGCCGCAGCCTGCGGCGCTGCACCAGCGGGGCGGCATCAAGGGCAGCCGAGACCGACTCCGAATAGGCGCGGACCAGCCCGCCGGCGCCCAGGAGAATCCCACCAAAATAGCGCACGACGACGGCGCTTACGTCGCTCAGATCAGTCACCCCGGGTGCTGTCTCACGCTTGAGCAGTGCCTCCAGCATGGGGATACCAGCCGTGCCGGAAGGTTCGCCGTCGTCACTGGATCGTTGAACCATCCTGTCCGGACCTACAACGAAAGCCGAACAGTGGTGCCGTGCGTCATGGAACTCGCGTCGCAGCGCTGCCACAAGTGAGCGTGCCGTATCTTCGTCAGGAGAGCGGCGGAGGACGGTGATGAAGCGGGAGCGGCGGATCTCCAGCTCGTGACGGAAATCAGGACCCTCGGCCAGCGTTGTGTAGGCCGTCGCGCGGCTGTCATCCTCAAATTCCACCGCTTCAGTCTAGTGTGGAGGGGTGTTGAAGATCGGGCTGACGGGCGGCATCGCCTCGGGAAAATCGCTGGTGGCGGCCAGGCTGCAAGAGCTGGGGGCTGTGCTCATTGATGCTGACGTCATTGCCAGGCAAGTGGTGGAGCCGGGAACTCCGGGCCTGGCCCGTGTAGTAGAGGCTTTTGGGCCGGAGATCCTGGACCCTCAGGGGAGGCTGGACCGGCCCGCCCTTGGCGCCATAGTTTTCCAGGATCCCGCTCGGCGGGAAGTGCTCAATGGCATCATCCATCCGTTGGTCCGGGAGTCCGCAGCGGCAATCGTCGCCGAAGCTACGGATGAAGACATTCTGGTCCAGGACATTCCCTTGTTGGTAGAGACAGGGCAGGGGAGCGCTTTCCATCTGGTAATCGTGGTGGACGCCCCGGATGATGTGCGGATTCAACGGATGGTCGGCCTTCGCGGAATGACCCATGAGGACGCGCGTTCCCGAATGGCGGCCCAAGCCAGCCAGGAGGCAAGAATCGCTGCGGCGGACATCGTCCTGGAAAATTCCGGTAGCCGTGAGGAACTGCTCGCCAAAGTCGATGACCTGTGGTTCGGGCGGTTGGTGCCCTTCGCTGAGAATTGCAGGCGTGGTGTTCGTGCCCGGCGGACAAATGGTCCGGTCCTGTCCGCCCCGAGAACCGACTGGGGCCGCCAAGCGGCCCGGCTCTCCTCGCGCATCCAGGCGGCAGCACCGGATGACATCCTCGCCGTGGACCACATTGGGTCTACGTCCGTGCCCGGACTGGCCGCCAAGGATGTTATCGACCTTCAAGTGACCGTTGCGGACCTTGACGCAGCGGATCGGATCGCAGCTCGTCTGGCCGCTGCTGGATACCCACGTGTTCCTGGCGTGGCCGCGGACACCCCGAAGCCGTCACACCCTGATCCGGCCCAATGGCAAAAGCGCTTCCATGCCAATGCTGATCCGGGACGCCCAACCAACCTTCATGTGCGCGTTGCCGGCACGCCGGGTTGGAGATACGCGCTGCTGTTCCGCGACTGGTTGAGGGCGGAACCTTCTGCTCTTGCCGTGTACGAGGCGCACAAACGCGAAGTGGCTGCACAGCATGCCACTGACGCCGGCACCGCTGGATACGCCGATGCCAAAGAACCCTGGTTCACGGAGGTGGCCTGGCCGCTGATGGATGAGTGGGCCAGCCGCACCGGCTGGCAACCGCCGTCGTATTCATCCGGTTGCAGCGGGACATAAAGCAGGACAATAACTGTCGGGGTGCGGGGGTAGATTGGTGTCATGAGTCTTGCCCAGGAGATCAACCGTGTCGTCGCGCCCTTCGAAGTCGTCAGCGACTACAAACCCGCCGGAGACCAGCCGGCGGCAATTGCGGAACTGACGGAACGCATCAAGAACGGCGAGAAGGACGTCGTACTTCTTGGCGCAACGGGTACGGGGAAGAGCGCCACCACTGCGTGGCTCATTGAGCAGGTGCAGCGCCCCACGTTGGTCATGGTTCAAAACAAGACCCTGGCAGCGCAACTCGCCAACGAGTTCAGGGAACTCCTGCCCAACAATGCGGTGGAGTATTTTGTTTCGTACTACGACTACTACCAACCGGAAGCCTACGTACCCCAGACGGATACGTTCATCGAAAAGGACTCCTCGGTCAATGAGGAAGTTGAGCGCCTTCGGCACTCGGCCACCAATGCACTGCTGACCCGGCGCGATGTCATCGTGGTGGCCACAGTCTCCTGCATTTACGGCCTGGGAACGCCCGAAGAATACATTGCGGGCATGGTGACGCTCACCAAGGGCGCTGAAATGAACCGCGACCACCTCCTTCGCAAGTTCGTTTCCATGCAGTACACGCGAAACGACATGGACTTCCACCGCGGCACCTTTCGCGTCCGCGGAGACACCGTAGAGATCATTCCCATGTACGAGGAACTCGCACTCAGAATCGAATTCTTCGGCGATGAAATCGAGAACATCTACACACTGCATCCAGTCACCGGCGAGGTCATCCGCGAGGAAACCGAGATGTACGTCTTCCCGGCTTCCCACTACGTGGCAGGACCGGAACGAATGGGCCGGGCGATCACAGCCATCGAAGACGAACTCGCCGAACGCCTGAAGGTGCTGGAAAGCCAGAACAAGCTGGTGGAAGCCCAGCGCCTCAGGATGCGGACCACCTACGATCTCGAAATGATGCAGCAGATGGGTTTCTGCAACGGCATCGAGAATTACTCCCGGCACATTGACGGCCGCGCCGGCGGTACGGCACCGCACTGCCTGTTGGACTACTTCCCTGACGACTTCCTCCTGGTCATCGACGAATCCCACGTCACCGTCCCGCAAATTGGCGCTATGTATGAAGGGGACATGTCCCGCAAGCGCACGCTGGTAGACCACGGCTTCCGGCTGCCCTCCGCCATGGACAACCGGCCATTGAAGTGGGACGAGTTCCTTGAACGCATCGGGCAGACCGTGTACTTGTCGGCCACGCCCGGAAAGTACGAGCTCGGGAAGGCCGACGGCTATGTCCAGCAGATCATCCGGCCCACCGGCCTGATCGACCCCGAAGTGATCGTGAAGCCCACCAAGGGACAAATCGATGACCTCCTGGGTGAAATCCGCCAACGTACTGAACGCGATGAACGTGTCCTGGTCACCACGTTGACCAAGCGGATGGCCGAAGACCTCACGGACTACCTTCTGGGCCATGGAGTCAAGGTCCAGTACCTCCACTCCGACGTCGATACTCTTCGCCGGGTGGAACTGCTGCGCGAGCTGCGGATGGGGGTCTTTGACGTCCTGGTCGGCATCAACCTCCTGCGTGAAGGCCTGGACCTGCCTGAAGTCTCACTCGTAAGCATCCTGGATGCGGACAAGGAAGGCTTCCTGCGTTCCTCCACCTCCCTGATCCAGACGATTGGCCGTGCCGCTCGAAATGTGTCCGGCCAGGTCCACATGTACGCGGACAGGATCACGGACTCCATGGCCCACGCCATCGAGGAAACCAACCGGCGCCGCGCCATTCAGGTCAAGTACAACACCGACAATGGGGTTGACCCCCAGCCGCTTCGCAAGAAGATCGCTGACATCACGGACCAGTTGGCACGCGAAGATGCCGATACCCAGGAGCTCCTGAACAACAACAGGCTGGCCAAGGGAGCCAAACGTACGTCCGGCGCCAAAGGTGCAGCCACCGTCCGGAAGGACGGGCTGGCCGCAGCTCCAGCGGAAGACCTGGTTGGCCTCATCGAACAACTCACGGAACAGATGCATGGCGCCGCTGCCGAACTGCAATTCGAGGTGGCGGCCCGAATCCGTGACGAAGTGGGGGAGTTGAAGCGGGAATTGCGTCAAATGCAGTCTGCAGGGCACGCCTAAGGTAAGGTTATGGTCACGTAGGGGAGTATCCCAAGCGCTACGTCCGTCAGCACGCAAGGCACAGATGCCTCGCCGGACTTAGTGGGCCGCTGAACGTGCATTCACCGCACTGGCAGGCCGGAGAGACTTACACCGCTTTCCCGTACCCTGCGAAAGGCCCGCATTAATGGAGCTTCCAATCTGGTTTGAGGTCGGCTCGTTTGTCGCCCTCGGAATTATCCTGCTGATCGACCTCCTCCTGGTCGTCAAGCGTCCCCACGAACCAACAATGAAGGAAGCCGGCCTCTGGGTCGCCTTCTACGTTGCCTTGGCCCTGGTCTTTGCCGGTGCCATGTTCTACTTCACTGGCCCCGAATACGGCAGCCAGTTCGTCGCTGGCTGGGTTACCGAATACAGCCTGAGCATCGACAACCTGTTCGTCTTCATCATCATCATGGCCCGCTTCTCGGTGCCGCGGAAATACCAGCAGGAAGTGCTGATGGTGGGCATCATCATCGCACTGGTCCTTCGCGGTATTTTCATCGCCTTGGGCGCGGTAGTCATCGAGCAATTCAGCTGGATCTTCTACATCTTCGGCGCGTTCCTGCTGTGGACTGCCTGGAAGCAGGCCACGGATTCCGGTGAAGACGAAGAAGAAGGTGCCGAAAACCCCCTGGTTGCCCGGCTGCGCAAGGTCCTGCCGATGTCTGAAAAGTTCGACGGCGGCAAGCTGCGGACCACGGTGGACGGCAAGAAGGTCTTCACCCCGATGCTGATCGTCTTCGTGACCATCGGCATGACCGACCTCCTGTTCGCGGTGGACTCCATTCCCGCGATCTTCGGCCTGACCCAGAGTGCCTTCATCGTCTTCACGGCCAACATCTTCGCGCTCATGGGCCTGCGCCAGCTGTACTTCCTGCTGGGCGGACTGATGAGCCGCTTGATCTACTTGAAGCACGCCCTGTCAGTCATTCTTGCCTTCATTGGCGTCAAGCTCGTCCTGCACGCAATGCACGTCAACGAGCTTCCCTTCATCAACAACGGCCACCACATCGAGTGGGCTCCGGAGATTCCCACCTTCGTTTCGTTGGCGGTCATTATCGGCACGATCGTCGTAGCCGTCGTGGCCAGCTTGCTCAGCCCGGCCGCCCGCCAGTCCAAGCTGGACGCGCGGTTGGAAGAAGACGCGAAGAAGAGCTTGAGCGAAGCAGAGTAACCGGGCTGTGAAGGTTGTAGTCTCGTGAAGTGACTACCACTTCTACTACGGCGCTGGACCCCCAACGGGTTCAGCGCCGTACTGTTTTCCTGCTCAGCTCGGCGCAGCTCCTGAGCGGAATCGGTAACGGGGCCACGTTATCCATTGGATCGCTCCTGGCCGTGGACCTGTCCGGATCCGAGGCGTGGGCTGGATCCATCACTACTGTGCTGACCCTCGCTGCAGCCCTGACTGCCCTACCGCTGGCACGTCTCGCGGAAGCACGCGGACGCCGGGTTGGCCTCGTCTCCGGTTTGGTCGCTGCCATGATCGGGGCGCTCCTGGTGATGGCATCCGTGGTGGTCGGATCCTTCCCGCTGCTCCTGCTCGCTGCCGGTTTCCTCGGTCTTGGTACAGCCGCCAACCTTCAGGCGAGGTTCGCCGCCGTCGACCTCGCCCACGCTGAGCACCGCGGCAGGTCACTGTCCACTGTTGTTTGGGCCATCACGATTGGGGCTGTCGCGGGGCCGAACCTCATCCAGCCCGGCGCCGCAGTGGGGGCCGCATTGGGCCTGCCGCCGATTGCCGGACCGTTTGTCTTCTCGGCCGCAGGGCTGTTCCTGGCGGCGGTGCTGCTGTTTGCCGGTTTGCGGCCCGACCCGCTGCTGCTGGCACGGCGCTTGGCCTCGGAATCCGCGG
Coding sequences:
- a CDS encoding GNAT family N-acetyltransferase encodes the protein MCPDSPVAPRVALADVDEEMLKELLALALVQASADEVTPPLGSTPSWNPERIAWFHAYHRAAAAGLEGPAREKTWAVVADGTVVGSIRLKRTAPGSAETGIWLGRSFRGRGVGLLALHLVADEARARGFAVLQASTTPANMAAQALLSSLGAELIVEAASVEARLVLR
- a CDS encoding YigZ family protein; the encoded protein is MEFEDDSRATAYTTLAEGPDFRHELEIRRSRFITVLRRSPDEDTARSLVAALRREFHDARHHCSAFVVGPDRMVQRSSDDGEPSGTAGIPMLEALLKRETAPGVTDLSDVSAVVVRYFGGILLGAGGLVRAYSESVSAALDAAPLVQRRRLRLHAVSVPHAAAGRLENDLRSAGYVMAETGYGANETVLRLALPDEPAAMADAGARLAALTAGSAVLQPEGTEWIDVP
- a CDS encoding TerC family protein is translated as MELPIWFEVGSFVALGIILLIDLLLVVKRPHEPTMKEAGLWVAFYVALALVFAGAMFYFTGPEYGSQFVAGWVTEYSLSIDNLFVFIIIMARFSVPRKYQQEVLMVGIIIALVLRGIFIALGAVVIEQFSWIFYIFGAFLLWTAWKQATDSGEDEEEGAENPLVARLRKVLPMSEKFDGGKLRTTVDGKKVFTPMLIVFVTIGMTDLLFAVDSIPAIFGLTQSAFIVFTANIFALMGLRQLYFLLGGLMSRLIYLKHALSVILAFIGVKLVLHAMHVNELPFINNGHHIEWAPEIPTFVSLAVIIGTIVVAVVASLLSPAARQSKLDARLEEDAKKSLSEAE
- the coaE gene encoding dephospho-CoA kinase produces the protein MLKIGLTGGIASGKSLVAARLQELGAVLIDADVIARQVVEPGTPGLARVVEAFGPEILDPQGRLDRPALGAIVFQDPARREVLNGIIHPLVRESAAAIVAEATDEDILVQDIPLLVETGQGSAFHLVIVVDAPDDVRIQRMVGLRGMTHEDARSRMAAQASQEARIAAADIVLENSGSREELLAKVDDLWFGRLVPFAENCRRGVRARRTNGPVLSAPRTDWGRQAARLSSRIQAAAPDDILAVDHIGSTSVPGLAAKDVIDLQVTVADLDAADRIAARLAAAGYPRVPGVAADTPKPSHPDPAQWQKRFHANADPGRPTNLHVRVAGTPGWRYALLFRDWLRAEPSALAVYEAHKREVAAQHATDAGTAGYADAKEPWFTEVAWPLMDEWASRTGWQPPSYSSGCSGT
- the uvrB gene encoding excinuclease ABC subunit UvrB; translated protein: MSLAQEINRVVAPFEVVSDYKPAGDQPAAIAELTERIKNGEKDVVLLGATGTGKSATTAWLIEQVQRPTLVMVQNKTLAAQLANEFRELLPNNAVEYFVSYYDYYQPEAYVPQTDTFIEKDSSVNEEVERLRHSATNALLTRRDVIVVATVSCIYGLGTPEEYIAGMVTLTKGAEMNRDHLLRKFVSMQYTRNDMDFHRGTFRVRGDTVEIIPMYEELALRIEFFGDEIENIYTLHPVTGEVIREETEMYVFPASHYVAGPERMGRAITAIEDELAERLKVLESQNKLVEAQRLRMRTTYDLEMMQQMGFCNGIENYSRHIDGRAGGTAPHCLLDYFPDDFLLVIDESHVTVPQIGAMYEGDMSRKRTLVDHGFRLPSAMDNRPLKWDEFLERIGQTVYLSATPGKYELGKADGYVQQIIRPTGLIDPEVIVKPTKGQIDDLLGEIRQRTERDERVLVTTLTKRMAEDLTDYLLGHGVKVQYLHSDVDTLRRVELLRELRMGVFDVLVGINLLREGLDLPEVSLVSILDADKEGFLRSSTSLIQTIGRAARNVSGQVHMYADRITDSMAHAIEETNRRRAIQVKYNTDNGVDPQPLRKKIADITDQLAREDADTQELLNNNRLAKGAKRTSGAKGAATVRKDGLAAAPAEDLVGLIEQLTEQMHGAAAELQFEVAARIRDEVGELKRELRQMQSAGHA